TGCTTCTTTTGGGTAACATCAGAAGAGGTGAGAAATCAAGGGTGTGAACTTGGATGGAAGTTGGCATGTCCTAGTCTCATCAAACTCTCCAACTCCCTATTCCCGTACATCTGTTCCCTCTGCAATGTACAACATCCaacatttaataatttcaaggaaaattcgaaatttaaaagaatattaGAGGAGTGAATCAAAGATATGATTTCAGATACAAAAACAACCACCACCTGCAGTGTTTCTATTGCATCTGCCTCTGAATTGAAATCATAATATGAGCTTGCTGCTTCAAGTTTCATGGAGAGAAACTAAatagaacaaaaaggaaatggaacattattttactatttttggatataaatggaaagtaaaagaaaaatgaaggaccaaaatgatttttttttttgttgggtatTACCACTCACCTCAACTTGACTCTGCAATGACTTGACATAGTTAATGATCTCATCCAACATCACTGCCATTCCCATGGTCTGCAATTTTGAAGTTCAATCTGATCAGATCTGGACATAATAATGAAATTTAGGCAAGAAAGGAAGAATATTGCTTTACCTGATAGCACCCTGGAACAAGATCCTGCAGATACCTCAGTCTCTCTTTGATTTTCCCTCTTCTCACCTGAGTAGATACAGCTAGGAAAAATCAACACCAGTAATTCATGAAGGGCTTAATCAATGTTTTCTGccatagaaagagagaaaattactTACCCTTTCTGCTAAACTGTGGCTATCAGTGGCCTGGCCTCTTCTAGCTCTAACGTGAACCACTTCCTTTggcttctcttctttctcgcTACGTTTCCTTCTCTTTGCCTTTCCTAAACTCTGAGAACACCAGAAAGTTTGTCATGTACAGCTACTGCACAAGTAAAGTGATGTGATATATGTAGACATGGTTTTTTCTCTTAACCTCTGTATCTGACTTTTGAAGTGGAGATGAAACAATTCCTGAGCTGCTTTCAGCCGGTAATCCGGACACCTTTCGCTTTCTTTCTTCATACGAATCGTCTCCGGCACTGAGCGGTGCAAGATTTTGCTCGTAAGGATGGAAAATGCCCGGGAAAACGTTGGCCCAGTTGCTGGGGAAATCAGGGACCACCGGTTGCAAAAACAAGGGATTGTCACTAGAGAGAATTGCAGAGCTATGAAAGTCGGAGGAGGGATGAGAATTGATGGCACTCGGGTTTGATCCAGTGAAGTCGTTCGTGGGTTCGACCATGTCGATGTCGAGCAAAGAAGAGAAGGGTTGAAAGCACTGCAGTTCTCTTGCGAATTCAGCCATTGATGGAGCTTGGTGAGTTTCTGTGTTCTTTCTTGTATTAGCCAACAGAGAACGGGAATTTGGAGCTCTTGGAGATGCTTTCGAAAGGTTTGTGTACTTATATGGTAACGTTAGTTACTTAACGACAAATTTACATGATAAGttcattttaataataaagTTCTTGaagtataagaaaaaaatagtcaaggaatacctaattttttttcttcaaatgcatccttttttttcttcgtgATATCATACCTAATAAGGTAAAGAGAGGCATCTActattagaaaatttattttcattttatcgTATGATAAATCACATTAATTTAACAGAGTTTGAGATGGGAGAAGGTTCGAATTTGAACACAGATGCTAGAGCAGAATTCATAATAGGTACATcccttttttttagaaatatatttgaaatttgtAGAATGTATCAAGTTGTTCATCACTTATATCGTGCAAGATACAATCGACTTAAAACGCATTGtcaagaaaatttaaatgatgTACAATCGTTTTAAACACCATAATTGTTTACTcacaaaatataattatttatatatggTCATGCGAAATTTAGTGCATGCGATACTTTTTGATTATGCAATTGAAATGGAGAAACTTCATAACTTAATTAGAATACATTTCAATATTTCACCATGATTTTATTCAAAAATCCAAAGACATTTAGTATTGtgaaaataagtca
The nucleotide sequence above comes from Eucalyptus grandis isolate ANBG69807.140 chromosome 2, ASM1654582v1, whole genome shotgun sequence. Encoded proteins:
- the LOC104421695 gene encoding transcription factor BEE 1 — its product is MAEFARELQCFQPFSSLLDIDMVEPTNDFTGSNPSAINSHPSSDFHSSAILSSDNPLFLQPVVPDFPSNWANVFPGIFHPYEQNLAPLSAGDDSYEERKRKVSGLPAESSSGIVSSPLQKSDTESLGKAKRRKRSEKEEKPKEVVHVRARRGQATDSHSLAERVRRGKIKERLRYLQDLVPGCYQTMGMAVMLDEIINYVKSLQSQVEFLSMKLEAASSYYDFNSEADAIETLQREQMYGNRELESLMRLGHANFHPSSHP